A window of the Chloroflexota bacterium genome harbors these coding sequences:
- the thiI gene encoding tRNA 4-thiouridine(8) synthase ThiI gives MLRAGAAVARGAGTVTGMEQHVLVRFYHEIALKGGNRPWFLKHMGANLRRALAGTGVGKIRWNAMMASFPLRDEEQWELVRSRLEELIGVERFSRAISVEPTMDAMKEAIPGLIEGQTPETFRIAARRADKRFPMTSPEINHALGRHVQDLTGWPVDLKDADLTLYVQTTEREALLSAESLPGPGGMPVGVGGHVAALLSGGIDSPVAAYQMMRRGCKVTFVHFHSFPLVEGTSREKAEELVELLTHYQQSSRLLLVPFAGAQQRIIVTVPPAYRVAVYRRFMVRIAEALAVKHGAAALVTGDSLGQVSSQTLENLTTIGAAAERLPLFRPLLTMDKGEIIDIARPLGTYPISIIPDQDCCSLFVPRHPVIKSRIQDVERMEAELPVEELVKAALEAVEERVYHWPPAAAKRGTDEGATAG, from the coding sequence CCGTGGTTCCTGAAGCACATGGGCGCGAACCTGCGGCGCGCGCTGGCAGGGACGGGCGTGGGGAAGATCCGGTGGAACGCGATGATGGCGAGCTTCCCGCTCCGCGACGAGGAGCAATGGGAGCTGGTGCGCAGCCGGCTGGAGGAGCTCATCGGGGTGGAACGATTCTCGCGGGCCATTAGCGTCGAACCGACGATGGACGCGATGAAGGAGGCTATCCCGGGGCTGATCGAGGGCCAGACACCGGAAACGTTTCGCATAGCGGCGCGGCGGGCCGACAAGCGGTTCCCGATGACCTCGCCGGAGATCAACCACGCGCTGGGCAGGCACGTGCAGGACCTGACGGGGTGGCCCGTGGACCTGAAGGACGCCGACCTGACGCTGTACGTGCAGACGACGGAGCGCGAGGCGCTGCTCTCGGCGGAGAGCCTGCCGGGGCCGGGCGGGATGCCGGTTGGCGTCGGCGGGCATGTGGCGGCGCTGCTGTCGGGGGGAATCGACTCGCCGGTGGCGGCGTACCAGATGATGCGGCGGGGGTGCAAGGTCACCTTCGTGCACTTCCACAGCTTCCCGCTGGTCGAGGGGACGTCACGGGAGAAGGCGGAGGAGCTGGTGGAGCTGCTGACGCACTACCAACAGAGCTCGCGGCTGCTGCTGGTGCCCTTCGCGGGGGCGCAGCAGCGGATCATCGTGACGGTGCCGCCGGCGTACCGGGTGGCGGTGTACCGGCGGTTCATGGTGCGGATAGCGGAGGCGCTGGCGGTGAAGCACGGGGCGGCGGCGCTGGTGACGGGGGACAGCCTGGGGCAGGTGAGCTCGCAGACGCTGGAGAACCTGACGACGATAGGCGCGGCGGCGGAGCGGCTGCCGCTGTTCCGGCCGCTGCTCACGATGGACAAGGGCGAGATCATCGACATTGCACGGCCGCTGGGGACGTACCCGATCTCCATCATCCCGGACCAGGACTGCTGCTCGCTGTTCGTGCCGCGGCACCCGGTGATCAAGAGCCGCATCCAGGACGTGGAACGGATGGAGGCGGAGCTGCCGGTGGAGGAGCTGGTCAAGGCGGCGCTGGAGGCGGTGGAGGAGCGGGTGTACCACTGGCCGCCCGCCGCGGCGAAACGCGGGACAGACGAAGGCGCGACGGCTGGATGA
- the lexA gene encoding transcriptional repressor LexA, with protein sequence MVSTNRKLSERQNKMLEFISNFVKEHPYPPSVREIQMGCSISSTSVVDYNLHILRREGYIKRSPDISRGIQLLDKDTGRAMGHPNTVAVPVLGAIAAGEPLMAFPEASEAGETMELPLSMLPARTDGIYALRVKGQSMIEDLIDDGDVVVFQRRETASPGEMVAAWLKERGEATLKRYYPEGARIRLQPANSAMSPIYEDADNVDVQGVVVGVIRMYR encoded by the coding sequence ATGGTGTCCACGAATCGGAAGCTGTCCGAGCGACAGAACAAGATGCTTGAGTTCATTTCCAACTTTGTGAAGGAGCACCCGTACCCACCCTCAGTGCGGGAGATCCAGATGGGATGCAGCATCAGCTCCACTTCCGTGGTGGACTACAACCTGCACATCCTGCGGCGGGAGGGCTACATCAAGCGGTCGCCGGACATTTCCCGGGGGATCCAGCTTCTGGACAAGGACACGGGGCGCGCCATGGGGCACCCGAACACCGTCGCGGTGCCGGTCCTCGGGGCCATCGCGGCGGGGGAGCCGCTGATGGCCTTCCCGGAGGCGTCGGAAGCGGGGGAGACGATGGAGCTGCCCTTGTCCATGCTGCCGGCGCGAACGGACGGCATCTACGCGCTGCGCGTGAAGGGGCAGTCGATGATCGAGGACCTGATCGACGACGGGGACGTCGTGGTGTTCCAGCGGCGGGAGACGGCGAGCCCCGGCGAGATGGTGGCGGCGTGGCTGAAGGAGCGCGGGGAGGCGACGCTGAAGCGGTACTACCCCGAAGGCGCCCGCATCCGGCTGCAGCCAGCCAACTCGGCGATGTCGCCCATCTACGAGGACGCGGACAACGTGGATGTGCAGGGCGTCGTGGTGGGCGTCATCCGGATGTACCGGTAG
- the trxB gene encoding thioredoxin-disulfide reductase yields the protein MEAEYDVVIIGGGAAGLSAAIYATRAQLKTVIVEQLAPGGQILNTSDIENYPGFPDGVLGPDIGMAMHKQAENTGTLFEYDTVIDLKVDGDVKVVVGEEREYTAKTIIVTAGGAHNKLGVPGEDEFAGRGVTYCATCDGNFFAGEDTVVVGGGDAAIDEGMYLSRIVKSLTLVHRRDELRATKVLQERAFATDNFNFKFSHAVREIRGNGGVDRVLLEDLKSGQQYEYPTAAVFIYIGFHPNSGFLQGKVPLDNGGHVITNIRMETDVPGVYAAGDIRQYSDRQLGTSVGDGITAALSAYRYITEG from the coding sequence ATGGAAGCAGAGTACGATGTCGTAATTATTGGCGGAGGCGCCGCCGGCCTGAGCGCCGCCATCTACGCCACGCGAGCGCAACTGAAGACGGTCATCGTCGAGCAACTCGCCCCCGGCGGGCAGATCCTCAACACCTCCGACATCGAGAACTACCCAGGGTTCCCCGACGGCGTCCTCGGCCCCGATATCGGCATGGCCATGCACAAGCAGGCCGAGAACACCGGCACCCTCTTCGAGTACGACACCGTCATCGACCTCAAGGTCGACGGCGACGTCAAGGTCGTTGTCGGCGAGGAGCGCGAGTACACGGCGAAGACCATCATCGTCACCGCAGGCGGCGCGCACAACAAGCTCGGCGTCCCCGGCGAGGACGAGTTCGCCGGCCGCGGCGTCACCTACTGCGCCACCTGCGACGGCAACTTCTTCGCCGGCGAGGACACCGTCGTCGTCGGCGGTGGCGACGCCGCCATCGACGAGGGCATGTACCTCAGCCGCATCGTCAAGAGCCTCACCCTTGTCCACCGCCGGGACGAGCTCCGGGCCACCAAGGTGCTGCAGGAGCGCGCCTTCGCGACTGACAACTTCAACTTCAAGTTCAGCCACGCCGTCAGGGAGATCCGCGGCAACGGCGGCGTCGACCGCGTCCTCCTCGAGGACCTCAAGAGCGGGCAGCAATACGAGTACCCCACCGCCGCCGTCTTCATCTACATCGGCTTCCACCCCAACTCCGGCTTCCTCCAGGGCAAGGTGCCGCTCGACAACGGCGGCCACGTCATCACCAACATACGCATGGAGACCGACGTCCCTGGCGTCTACGCGGCCGGCGACATCCGCCAGTACTCCGACCGCCAGCTAGGCACCTCCGTCGGCGACGGCATCACCGCCGCCCTCTCCGCCTACCGCTACATCACGGAGGGCTAG
- the pstB gene encoding phosphate ABC transporter ATP-binding protein PstB: MEQENIVLEVRDLKVFYGSFNALRDISIEIPRHQVTALIGPSGCGKSTFLRCFNRMNDLIAGSSVQGQVLYRGNDIYAPTIDATRIRSEIGMVFQKPNPFPKTIYENVAFGLKINGYQGNMAEAVERSLRRAALWDEVKDRLNKSAFQLSGGQQQRLCIARALAVEPEVILMDEPASALDPIATLAIEELIRELCVEVSIVIVTHNMQQAARVSDQTAFLMMGEDRAGYLVEYGDTKEMFTNPKNERTEAYITGRFS, encoded by the coding sequence TTGGAGCAGGAAAACATCGTCCTGGAAGTACGGGACCTGAAGGTGTTCTACGGCTCTTTCAACGCGCTTCGAGACATCAGCATTGAAATACCGCGACACCAAGTGACGGCGCTCATCGGGCCGTCGGGCTGCGGGAAGAGCACCTTCCTGCGATGCTTCAACCGCATGAACGACCTGATCGCCGGCTCGTCGGTGCAGGGGCAGGTCCTTTACCGCGGCAACGACATCTACGCGCCAACGATCGACGCGACGCGGATCCGGTCGGAGATAGGCATGGTGTTCCAGAAGCCGAACCCGTTCCCGAAGACCATCTACGAGAACGTGGCGTTCGGGCTGAAGATCAACGGGTACCAGGGCAACATGGCGGAGGCGGTCGAGCGGTCGCTGCGGCGCGCGGCGCTGTGGGACGAGGTCAAGGACCGGCTGAACAAGAGCGCGTTCCAGCTCTCGGGCGGGCAGCAGCAACGGCTCTGCATCGCGCGGGCGCTGGCGGTGGAGCCGGAGGTCATCCTGATGGACGAGCCGGCGTCGGCGCTCGACCCGATCGCGACGCTGGCGATCGAGGAGCTGATCCGGGAGCTGTGCGTCGAGGTGTCGATCGTCATCGTGACGCACAACATGCAGCAGGCGGCGCGGGTGTCGGACCAGACGGCCTTCCTGATGATGGGCGAGGACCGCGCCGGCTACCTGGTTGAGTACGGCGACACCAAAGAGATGTTCACCAACCCGAAGAACGAGCGGACAGAGGCGTACATAACGGGACGGTTCAGCTAG
- the phoU gene encoding phosphate signaling complex protein PhoU produces MARASFDIHLHHLLDELMQLGGMVEKAIATSLQALRDRDLKTSERVIKEDDFIDRKRWEMEERCLELIATQQPMAVDLRVLVTILHISVELERMGDYAEGIGKISLLMGDEPPLKPLVDIPLMAAKASDMLNRSLDALVRRDTTEALAVCNKDDEVDELYDVVYRDLLDLMIQDPANVQRATYLLWVAHDLERIADRATNIAERVIFMVTGKLTEVNVSKY; encoded by the coding sequence ATGGCACGCGCAAGCTTCGACATTCACCTGCATCACCTGCTGGACGAGCTCATGCAACTGGGCGGCATGGTGGAGAAGGCCATCGCCACGTCTCTCCAGGCGCTGAGGGACCGCGACCTGAAGACCTCCGAGCGGGTCATAAAGGAGGACGACTTCATCGACCGGAAGCGCTGGGAGATGGAGGAGCGCTGCCTGGAGCTGATCGCGACGCAGCAGCCGATGGCAGTCGACCTGCGGGTCCTCGTGACCATCCTGCACATCTCCGTGGAGCTGGAGCGGATGGGGGACTACGCCGAGGGCATCGGGAAGATCAGCCTATTGATGGGGGACGAGCCGCCGCTGAAGCCGCTGGTCGACATCCCGCTGATGGCGGCGAAGGCGAGCGACATGCTGAACCGGAGCCTGGACGCGCTGGTGCGGCGCGACACGACTGAGGCCCTCGCGGTGTGCAACAAGGACGACGAAGTCGACGAGCTGTACGACGTCGTGTACCGCGACCTGCTCGATCTGATGATCCAGGACCCGGCGAACGTGCAGCGGGCGACGTACCTGCTGTGGGTGGCGCACGACCTGGAGCGCATCGCGGACCGGGCCACGAACATCGCTGAGCGGGTGATCTTCATGGTCACCGGCAAGTTGACGGAGGTCAACGTCTCCAAGTACTAG
- a CDS encoding DUF47 family protein, translating into MRFRSSKKGEHIFFLLEQNALNAGKAGRLLRGLMEHTEGMKGQVEEIAALERFGDEIVQQTAVALQQGKTAPMDRRDIAALTDALDGVVDGVGSVAASMPAYGLDAPSERARSMAEAIAQSCGELQKGVGLLKAGPERHSEILSLTASVRARAAAMERANGGLLAPHFAEGQDAETILKWRDVYGDLRRALGETRSAAAALEGAVMPRGRGRFRRSLSHPA; encoded by the coding sequence GTGCGTTTCCGGTCTTCTAAGAAGGGCGAGCACATCTTCTTCCTGCTGGAGCAGAACGCGCTGAACGCCGGCAAGGCGGGGCGGCTGCTCCGGGGGTTGATGGAGCACACCGAGGGCATGAAAGGGCAGGTCGAGGAGATCGCGGCCCTGGAGCGCTTTGGGGACGAGATTGTCCAGCAGACGGCCGTCGCGTTGCAGCAGGGGAAGACGGCGCCCATGGACCGCCGCGACATCGCCGCGCTGACGGACGCGCTGGACGGGGTCGTGGACGGGGTTGGGAGCGTGGCGGCGTCGATGCCGGCGTACGGGCTGGACGCGCCCTCGGAGCGCGCGCGGTCGATGGCGGAGGCCATCGCGCAGTCGTGCGGCGAGCTACAGAAGGGCGTCGGGCTGCTGAAGGCCGGCCCCGAGAGGCACTCGGAGATACTGTCGCTGACGGCGTCGGTGCGGGCGCGGGCCGCGGCGATGGAGCGGGCCAACGGCGGGCTGCTTGCGCCGCACTTCGCGGAGGGGCAGGACGCGGAGACCATCCTCAAGTGGCGCGACGTTTACGGCGACCTGCGGCGGGCGCTGGGCGAGACGCGCTCGGCGGCGGCGGCGCTCGAGGGGGCGGTGATGCCGCGGGGCAGGGGGCGCTTTCGGCGCAGTCTGTCACACCCGGCTTAG
- a CDS encoding DNA methyltransferase, with protein MTANFTNRTLWTGDNLDIMRGLNSESVDLIYLDPPFNSNQEYSAPIGSEAAGAAFKDTWTLNDVDLAWHGLIAEEHPGLYRIIDAAGAAHGKGMKSYLIMMGVRLLEIHRVLKVAGAVYLHCDDTASHYLKMLMDSVFGDGNFKNEISWQRFNFHADAKRFGRVCDRILFYTKSQAHNFNRLRVPFSEQYVSSKFTHQDPNGRRFRLDNLNPPAGRGPVYEFHGVTKAWRFTEEKMLALESEGRIYTQSRVPQLKRFLDELDGQAVHDNWHDIPPINSRAKERTGYPTQKPLALLERIIKASSNEGDVVLDPFCGCATALIAAEKLERQWVGIDISPAAKRLVKSRMERELGLFGMQAIYRDDIPQRTDMGKLPSPQTHKHTLYGVQEGVCIGCKIMFPFKNMTIDHIVPQSKGGSDHIENLQLLCGACNSMKGTKSQAEFLAALAQAGG; from the coding sequence GTGACGGCCAACTTCACCAACCGCACCCTCTGGACGGGCGACAACCTGGACATCATGCGCGGGCTGAACTCCGAGTCTGTGGACCTGATCTATCTGGACCCGCCCTTCAACTCCAATCAGGAATACTCCGCACCCATCGGCTCCGAGGCGGCGGGCGCGGCCTTCAAGGACACGTGGACGCTGAACGACGTTGACCTAGCGTGGCACGGGCTCATTGCGGAGGAGCACCCCGGCCTCTACCGGATCATTGACGCCGCCGGCGCCGCACATGGCAAGGGAATGAAATCCTACCTGATTATGATGGGTGTCAGGCTGTTGGAGATTCATCGTGTCTTGAAGGTCGCAGGCGCTGTTTACCTCCATTGTGATGACACCGCAAGCCACTACCTTAAAATGCTGATGGATTCTGTGTTTGGCGATGGAAACTTCAAGAATGAAATCTCTTGGCAGCGTTTCAACTTCCACGCTGATGCAAAGCGCTTTGGCAGAGTCTGTGACCGGATTCTGTTCTACACCAAATCCCAAGCGCACAATTTCAATCGACTCCGAGTGCCCTTCTCAGAGCAATACGTGTCAAGCAAGTTCACACACCAAGACCCTAATGGGCGAAGATTCAGGCTGGACAACCTAAATCCACCAGCGGGCCGCGGGCCGGTCTATGAATTCCATGGCGTTACCAAAGCCTGGCGATTCACTGAGGAGAAGATGCTAGCTTTGGAGAGCGAAGGTCGAATTTACACTCAAAGCAGGGTTCCACAATTGAAGCGGTTTTTGGACGAACTGGATGGTCAAGCCGTCCATGACAATTGGCACGACATTCCTCCCATCAACTCAAGGGCCAAGGAGCGCACGGGCTACCCAACGCAGAAGCCACTCGCCCTGCTGGAACGCATCATCAAGGCCAGCAGCAACGAGGGCGACGTTGTGCTGGACCCCTTCTGCGGCTGCGCCACTGCCCTCATCGCCGCCGAGAAGCTGGAACGACAGTGGGTCGGCATTGACATTTCCCCCGCTGCCAAGCGGCTGGTCAAGAGCCGGATGGAGCGGGAGCTGGGCCTGTTTGGGATGCAAGCGATCTACCGTGACGACATTCCGCAACGGACCGACATGGGCAAGCTGCCGTCGCCGCAGACGCACAAGCACACGCTCTACGGGGTGCAAGAGGGGGTCTGCATCGGGTGCAAGATCATGTTCCCGTTCAAGAACATGACGATAGACCACATCGTGCCCCAGTCGAAGGGCGGCTCGGACCACATCGAGAACCTGCAACTGCTGTGTGGCGCGTGCAACTCGATGAAGGGGACGAAGTCGCAGGCGGAGTTTTTGGCGGCGCTGGCGCAGGCGGGGGGGTAA
- a CDS encoding DUF4238 domain-containing protein translates to MGKSIPHESEIDNTRKHMIPQFYLKGFSAGKRRIYAFDKKHPELGVKIQLIKKTAVSKLAYSAENDDELGRREQVWSLLLQETLPKSASFLNKAIADREYARPFRETLAMFVLDSIARSPGMRDRIEKPLRDGLEDYWAFWRQQIDVAGVHSGVPTGQVQSVLEGVRAKFHPDRYPEWSAIYLKPFLPEEHISAYALVADGIWRFLEAPEGRGFITADIPAICWDYRFFSMPLSRKLLLEGVWGDARQESAVLRDLAMDDEAMTLVNRRMFQNAERWVYASSEGELHRFLGAE, encoded by the coding sequence ATGGGGAAATCCATACCGCACGAATCTGAGATAGACAACACCCGCAAGCACATGATCCCTCAGTTTTATCTTAAGGGGTTTTCTGCCGGTAAGCGTAGGATTTATGCATTCGACAAGAAGCACCCTGAGCTTGGCGTAAAGATACAACTCATTAAGAAAACAGCAGTGTCGAAACTTGCCTACTCCGCGGAAAACGATGATGAACTTGGGCGTCGTGAGCAGGTATGGAGTCTGTTACTGCAAGAGACTTTGCCTAAGAGTGCGTCGTTCTTGAACAAGGCAATTGCTGACAGGGAGTACGCGCGGCCATTCCGAGAGACTCTAGCCATGTTTGTCTTGGATTCAATAGCACGCAGTCCAGGCATGCGTGATCGGATAGAGAAACCGTTAAGGGATGGATTAGAGGACTATTGGGCGTTTTGGCGACAACAAATTGATGTTGCTGGCGTTCATTCCGGGGTGCCTACCGGTCAGGTGCAGAGCGTACTCGAAGGCGTTCGTGCAAAGTTCCACCCCGACCGATACCCAGAATGGTCAGCAATCTACCTCAAGCCATTCCTCCCGGAGGAACACATCTCCGCGTACGCGCTGGTGGCTGACGGGATTTGGCGATTTCTTGAGGCCCCGGAGGGCCGGGGCTTCATTACGGCGGACATTCCGGCCATTTGCTGGGATTATAGATTTTTCAGTATGCCGCTTTCCCGCAAGCTACTCTTGGAAGGTGTATGGGGAGACGCTCGCCAAGAAAGCGCCGTTTTGAGGGACTTAGCTATGGATGATGAGGCGATGACTCTTGTGAACCGCCGCATGTTTCAGAATGCTGAACGCTGGGTCTATGCCTCGTCAGAGGGTGAGCTGCATCGCTTTCTTGGTGCGGAGTAG
- a CDS encoding type II toxin-antitoxin system HicA family toxin — translation MTYRELTGKLRRLGCVFDRQVGGSHEIRLNPANDQETTIPRHGNRDLATGTVHGIRRDLGITREDFDRTQDKAGATRVPPTPYSSGFAAAAILDTGIRRYEERGWFLCLFRGGDSPPPASGYRHSPV, via the coding sequence ATGACATACCGGGAGTTGACCGGAAAGCTCAGAAGGCTCGGATGCGTCTTTGACCGGCAGGTAGGGGGTTCGCACGAAATCCGGCTCAACCCGGCCAACGACCAGGAAACCACCATTCCCAGACATGGCAACCGCGACCTTGCTACAGGGACTGTCCACGGAATTCGCAGAGACTTGGGGATCACCCGCGAGGACTTCGACCGGACGCAGGATAAAGCGGGGGCCACAAGGGTTCCCCCTACGCCCTACTCCTCCGGGTTCGCTGCCGCCGCGATTCTGGATACCGGCATTCGCCGGTATGAGGAGAGGGGGTGGTTCCTCTGCCTGTTTCGTGGCGGGGACTCCCCGCCGCCGGCCTCTGGATACCGGCATTCGCCGGTATGA
- a CDS encoding UvrD-helicase domain-containing protein, which translates to MTTDSLLQGLNDAQQRAVQHIDGPLLIVAGPGSGKTRVIVHRVAYLVHTVGVGPRGICVLTFTNKAARELRDRLARLLGGPIAEQITAGTFHALCSRILRESGEAINIDRGFTIYDRDDQVSLLKKAMVSAGIEPKQFTPGAILSGISGAKAQLMDPAVYRANVGSYFEEVTLRAYEEYQRMLRANQAVDFDDLLLMTYYLFASHPEVLERYQTRYRHLMVDEFQDTNVAQYEIAKQLAGRWRNIAVVGDPDQSIYSWRHADIRNILSFRNDFHDAETVLLEENYRSSANILSAAEKVISGNRQRVEKRLLPTAPAGLRVFVHEAYDEGDEALWVIKEVDRLRRAGELQFGDAAVAYRVNAQSRALEEACIRHGIPYRLVGALRFYQRKEIKDVIAYLRVLNNPADDVSLERILNVPPRGIGQRSVDELNRWSRTLNIPMRRALDILADDPEVDTPIPRAGKASLSRLGAVLKELQQAVTELEAAELLDLVLQPTGYRDHILSDDEQGEDRWDNIRELRTVAADFAGVPPPDGLAAFLEQVALVSDADNADSSDGVTLITLHQAKGLEFPAMFMVGMEEGMLPHIRSFDDPGEMEEERRLCYVGMTRAKERLYLTRAFRRRVMGNSLPGIPSRFLADIPRELIASPEGEREARQETRAATRTGSRARSNPFTLREIEEPAPYLIRGRTDGADTPTGPPPFDPGDRVSHATFGEGVVVNCKPTKDDYEVTVAFDGTGVKRLLHSLAKLEASG; encoded by the coding sequence ATGACGACAGACTCCCTCCTCCAAGGCCTCAACGACGCCCAACAGCGGGCCGTCCAGCACATCGATGGCCCGCTGCTCATCGTCGCGGGCCCCGGCAGCGGCAAGACCCGCGTCATCGTCCATCGCGTCGCCTACCTCGTCCACACCGTCGGCGTCGGCCCCCGCGGCATCTGCGTCCTCACGTTCACGAACAAGGCCGCCCGCGAGCTCCGCGACCGCCTCGCCCGCCTCCTCGGCGGCCCCATCGCCGAGCAGATCACCGCCGGCACCTTCCACGCCCTCTGCTCCCGCATCCTCCGCGAGTCCGGCGAGGCCATCAACATCGACCGCGGCTTCACCATCTACGACCGCGACGACCAGGTCAGCCTCCTCAAGAAGGCAATGGTCAGCGCGGGCATTGAGCCCAAGCAGTTCACCCCCGGCGCCATCCTCAGCGGCATCTCCGGCGCCAAGGCCCAGCTCATGGACCCCGCCGTCTACCGCGCCAACGTCGGCTCCTACTTTGAGGAGGTGACCCTGCGCGCCTACGAGGAGTACCAGCGCATGCTCCGCGCCAACCAGGCCGTCGATTTTGACGACCTGCTCCTCATGACCTACTACCTATTCGCCAGCCACCCTGAAGTCCTGGAACGCTACCAGACACGCTACCGCCACCTCATGGTCGACGAGTTCCAGGACACCAACGTCGCCCAGTACGAGATCGCCAAGCAGCTCGCCGGCAGGTGGCGCAACATCGCCGTCGTCGGCGACCCCGACCAGTCCATCTACTCCTGGCGCCACGCGGACATCCGCAACATCCTCAGCTTCCGAAACGACTTCCACGACGCCGAGACCGTCCTCCTCGAGGAGAACTACCGCTCCTCCGCCAACATCCTCTCCGCCGCCGAGAAGGTCATCAGCGGCAACCGCCAGCGCGTCGAGAAGCGTCTGCTCCCCACCGCCCCCGCCGGCCTCCGCGTCTTCGTCCATGAGGCCTACGACGAGGGCGACGAGGCCCTCTGGGTCATCAAGGAAGTCGACCGCCTCCGCCGCGCAGGCGAGCTCCAATTCGGCGACGCCGCCGTCGCCTACCGCGTCAACGCCCAGTCCCGCGCGCTGGAGGAGGCCTGCATCCGCCACGGCATCCCCTACCGCCTCGTCGGCGCCCTCCGCTTCTACCAGCGCAAGGAGATCAAGGACGTCATCGCCTATCTCCGCGTCCTCAACAACCCCGCCGACGACGTCAGCCTCGAACGCATCCTGAACGTCCCGCCCCGAGGCATCGGCCAGCGCTCCGTCGACGAGCTTAATCGATGGTCGCGCACCCTCAACATCCCCATGCGCCGCGCCCTCGACATCCTCGCCGACGACCCCGAGGTCGACACCCCCATCCCGCGGGCGGGCAAGGCCTCCCTCTCCCGCCTCGGCGCCGTCCTCAAGGAGCTCCAGCAGGCCGTCACCGAGCTCGAGGCCGCCGAGCTCCTCGACCTCGTCCTCCAGCCCACCGGCTACCGCGACCACATCCTCAGCGACGACGAGCAGGGCGAGGACCGTTGGGACAACATCCGTGAGCTCCGCACCGTCGCCGCCGACTTCGCCGGCGTCCCGCCCCCCGACGGCCTCGCCGCCTTCCTCGAGCAGGTCGCCCTCGTCTCTGACGCCGACAACGCGGACTCCAGCGACGGCGTCACCCTCATCACCCTGCACCAGGCCAAGGGCTTGGAGTTCCCCGCCATGTTCATGGTCGGCATGGAAGAGGGCATGCTCCCGCACATCCGCTCATTCGACGACCCCGGAGAGATGGAGGAGGAACGGCGCCTCTGCTACGTCGGCATGACGCGAGCCAAAGAGCGCCTCTACCTCACCCGCGCCTTCCGCCGCCGCGTCATGGGCAACTCCCTGCCCGGCATCCCCTCGCGCTTCCTCGCCGACATCCCCCGCGAGCTCATAGCCTCGCCCGAGGGCGAACGCGAAGCCCGCCAGGAAACCAGGGCCGCCACCCGCACCGGCAGCCGCGCCCGCTCCAATCCGTTCACCCTGAGGGAAATCGAAGAGCCTGCCCCGTACTTGATACGGGGGCGAACGGACGGCGCCGACACCCCCACCGGCCCGCCGCCCTTCGACCCTGGCGACCGCGTCTCCCACGCCACCTTCGGCGAGGGCGTCGTCGTCAACTGCAAACCCACCAAAGACGACTACGAGGTCACCGTCGCCTTCGACGGCACAGGCGTAAAACGCCTCCTCCACTCCCTCGCCAAGCTGGAGGCAAGCGGGTAG